A region of the Gallaecimonas mangrovi genome:
TCTGCCAGCATCGACGAGGTATTGGGCGCTGTGGCCTCAGCCACCGCCAAAATGGCCGTGGTGAGCTGCTCTACATTCATGGCCAGCCCTTGCGCAGCCAACACCGGCTGCATTTCGCTGACTAGCCTAGCTATTTCTTGCTGGTAGTGGCTTGCCAGTAACGCGCCATTGTTGACGTTATCACGCGCTGTTAGCGGGTTAATCACGGCATTAATCGCCAGTTTTCGCCACAGTGGCAGCAAGACATTGTCAAAGAATAAGGCCGGCGGCAGCGCCAAGTTCAGTACTTGGTGCACGCGCCCCAGTTGCGCTTTACCGCCCTTGTAGTGTCCATACCAACATTGGCCACGGCCAGTCATGGCAACAACATTCCCATCGCGTTTAGCGCCATAAGTGGTTGTGCCAAGATAAAGCGGATTAGCAAACTGCTGGGCTAATTGCTCATGGCTACCCAAGCCATTACTGAGCAGTACCAATGGCAGCGAAGGCGAGGGTGCAAGCGCCCGGACGGCATCTAACACCTGATAGCTTTTGGTGCAGATAAGCCAGATATCAGCGTCAGTGCTATTGGTTAGCGGCTCGCGGCCCTTAATGCAGACTTCCTGATCGGCGGCTTGCAAGCGCTTGGCAATAAGCTGGCCGATGGCGCCGCCACCAATAATGCCTACTTTGCCCATCGTTTCGCAGCGAAAATCAGCGTATAGGCGATAGCCATGCCAACCAGGTCGGCACACCAGTCAAAGATGTTGGCGTCACGGTAGGGAATATACCACTGCACTAATTCAATCAGGCCGCCATAGGCAGCAAGGCCTAACCATTGCTGCCAGTAACTGCGGCGCCAGGCACCAAAGCTCAGCAGGCTTAATACAAAAAAGGTGGTGGCGTGTACGGTTTTGTCACCACCTGGCTGCGGATAACTGCCTTTGGTGATGGCAAAAAGGGCCGTGGTAACAACCGCCAGTGCCAGCAGTAGTTGATAGGTTCGGGGTGAGAGCAGCACAGCCTGCATCCGTTCTCCGTTGAATATGTTCGGGCAATTTTAAACTAGTGGCTAAGTCCTTGCGCCAGGGTGAACAAACTGTTGCTTAATTCGCTTTATCTGCCCAAGGCGCGACCTTGGGCAGCATTAACATGCCGGGAATCGCGATAGCGGCGCAGAACAAAAAGAAATGCAGCCAACCCATATATTCCACCATATAGCCGGTGCCAGCATTGGCGATCACTCGCGGCACCGCGGTAAGGGCGGTCAGCAGCGCCAGCTGTGTTGCCAGGTAGTTACGGCTGGCACTGCGGGCAATAAAAGCGGTAAGGGCGGCGGCGCCCAAGCCCACTCCCAGGTATTCAGTGCCAACCACGGCTGCCAGCCACCATAAGTTGCGCTGCTCCGGTGCCAAATAAGACAGCAGCGCGTAGCCCAAAATACTGAGCCACTGCACTACACCAAACACCCACAGCGACCGGTTGATACCAATTTTAACCATGGCCAAGCCGCCAATAATGCCACCGATAATGCTGGGCCAGAGCGCGGCATTTTTAGCAACCAGCCCGATGTCGGAAAGGCTATAGCCCATGTCCATATAAAAAGGGGTTTGCAGTGCAGTTGCCATGTTGTCGCCAAGCTTGTAGAGCACCATAAACAGCAAAATGGCGATGGCGCTTTTAAAGTCGCTGCGCTGGAAGAACTCTTTAAAGGGTTCAATGACGGCTTGTTCCAAGGTACTAGGGGTGCGTTCATGCTCTGGCTCGTCGGCAATGGCGGTAAGCAGCAGGCCGACACCCATAAAAGCGGCGGTGATCACAAAAACCGTTGACCAAGGAAAGTGGTCGGCAAGGATCAGTGACAGCGAGCCAGGCACCAGGCCTGCCAAACGATAAGCGTTAACATGAATGGCATTACCGAGGCCCAATTCGTTGTCGGCCAGTATTTCCCGGCGAAAAGCGTCAATAACGATGTCTTGCGAAGCAGAGAATATGGCCACCAATACAGCGGCGATGACCACCAATTCCATGTTGTTAGCCGACGATAACAACGCAAAGGATGCCAGGGTTAGCAGTAAGCCCAGCTGGGTTACTAACAACCAACCGCGGCGAAGGCCAAGCAGCGGCAGGTTAAGCCTGTCCATCAGTGGCGACCAGATAAATTTCCAGGTGTAGGGGAATTGCACCAAGGACAATAAACCGATGGTGCCTAAATCAATGTGCTGACTTTTCAGCCAGCCCGGGACCAGTTGAAACAAAAAATACAGTGGCAGGCCAGATGAAAAACCGGTTAATACACAGAGCATCATGCGACGGCTGAAAACCAGTCGCCACCAGGAGATGTCGGTCAAGAGGTGTCCTTGGGCAGTTAATACTGTGGCCTGCAAAGCAAACCACAGTTGTAGAGCGAGGTAAACCTAAAGCGGCGCTGCCAACGGCGGTGTTGTCAGGTTCTCGGGTAGGCGTTGGCCGGGGTGGCGCAGGTAGTCAATTCGGGTTTCCAGCTGCGTTCGCAGTACTCGATGGCCACGCAGTTCGTAAGGCTTGTGGCTGTGCATCATGCCCAACAGATCCCAAAACACCAACTCTTGGCCGCTAGGTACTTGGGTTTTAGGTTTGCCGGAATTTACCCAGCTTTCTAAAACCTGCCAGATACCGCGATCGAGTTCTTCTGCCGTCACTTTATAGCCAAGTAAGTCATCGGCAAGGGTGAGCAATTGCGGTACGTTTTTACTCAAAAAGCGTTTCACTTTGGGGGAGTCTCGCTTATGAATCTAATACCAGTGTTGTATTGTAGTATCACAAATTCTACTTGTTGTAGAAAACCTCAAGTAATTGTGAACTTGGCTTAAATATTTCTCATTTCTCATTTCTGTTTGATGAGTGTGGCCTTTTCAAGAATAACCGGCGCTGTGGGTACGTCTTGGTCACCGACATTACTGTCATATTGCGTGGGGACTTTTTCAATTTTTTCCAACACCGACATGCCGCTCATTATGTCGCCAAATACAGTGTAGCCCCAGTGCCGAGTGCTGGGGTTTAAGCCATCATTATTTCCCATATTGAAGAAAAATTGGCTAGTCGCAGAGTGCGGGTCATCTTCTCGGGCCATGGCGATACTGCCTAAGGTATTTTTAAGGCCATTACCGGATTCGTTAAATATCGGCTTGCGGGTTTTCACCGGTGCGCCTTTAAGGGTAAAGCCGCCGCCTTGCACGACAAAGCCTTTGATAACACGGTGAAAAATAGTGTTGTTGTAGGTGCCATCAACCACATAACGCAGAAAGTTATTCACCGTGATAGGCGCCTTGGTTCTGTCCAGCTCAACAACAAAAGTGCCGTAGTTGGTTTCCATTTTGACTCGGGGAAAGAGGTTGTCGGGTTGTAGGTCAGCGGTTTTTACAGCCGCTGCGTGGGCGGTAAAGGCGCACAGGAACAGGCAGGCCGCGATCAGCTTTTTCATAGCGTGGTCTCTTAAAAAAGGGATCAGGTTAACGGGGTCTTTTTAAAAAGCCAATGCTTGGCTGCCAGTAACGGCGCTATGGCCGAGGGCTGCCAGTAAGCCCAAAGCAGTTGCCATTGAAATTGGCGGCGTAGCAGCGACCAGTACGATACCGAGTGCTGCGCCGGTGGATAGCTGTTGCTGGCCTCATTAAGACCAGGCAGTGACCATTGATAAAGGTCAATGCCGATGCTGGCGGCCTTGTGTTGCCAATGCCAGCGCCAAAGTTGCTGCAAAAATGCGGTTTTATCGAGGTGTTCTTGTCTTACCAGCCGTTGCTGCTGGCGGCGCTGGGCAAGCTCTGCATCACCAAGTAGCCAGTTCCCTAAATAACTAGCAGCCGTGGCCGGTGCGCGTCGGCCTTGCATGCGCCAAGGTAGGCTGGGGCGATTGTCGGCCCAGCGCGGTTGTGTGAGGCTTTGTTTGGCAAATTTATAACTGCGCCCATCCAGCCAGTAATGCTGGCAAGCCAGTACTTTGATATCGGCAAAGAACAGGGTGTCGCCAAGGGGGGCGCCCAGTGTCAGGCAGTCGTACAAAATGTCGTTATCCAGGGTCATTGGCCCCAGTTGCGTTAATAAGGCCGGATCGGTACTGACTGCCCAGCTTGCGCCTAGCTGTCTTTTAAAAAGGGGAATGAAACCGTAGTTGTCACTACTGGCAAGATAGCAACTGCCCAGGGGCGCAAATAACACAAAGGGGCCAGGACAAGCGGCAAGGTTTAAAAGCGGTTTGCTAAGCAGGCTTTGCTGGTGTTGAGCGGTAAGCGTCGGCCCTAAAAACAGCGCCGGGCCTGAGGGCGTGTCGATAAAGGCTTGCGGCCTATCAGTGGCCAGAATGAAGTGGCCATGGCGTTTAAGCTCAAAGGATGGCCCCAAGTTTAAGCCAAAGGCTTCACCAAGCTGAAAACGGTTTGCGGGATCGAAGAAGAGGGCGACAGATGCCATCGCTGTCCTGTTGGCAGGGGCTCTGTCGCCAGTGTAGTTCAGTTACTCAATAGCTGCGTTATCTGCGGATCGCTTAACAAGGAGGTCATGGTTTGGGTAGTGAGATTATTGAGTTCTTCCTCTAAGCGGCCAATGTCTGGGCCAAAGGGGGCTTCAAAACTACCATTGCTGGTAAAGCGTTTGGTCATGGTGTGATTGCCTTTTTCGACTTTGGCTATCATCACCACCTGTTGTTCGCTTTTATAGCTGGCAAAGCCCTTATTCACTACCGAGCTTAATTTAACCAAGCTGACGATCAGTTTGGCATCGGCATCAGGCGCCAACGTAAACCCCTTGGCTTTTAATCCTTCGCGCAAACGGCTGGCAATGCGCTGGTCGAGGCCTGAATCGTTACTGAGCACGTTTTTCGGCATGTGAATTACGCTTTGGTCGGCACGGCTATCTTGAAACTCAAACTGGATTGGAAGCAAGTTGGCGGCTTTGGTCACGTTAGCCGCTTGCGGATCAAGCAAGGCGTATTGAGGGGTACTGGCGCAGCCGGCAAGCAGTAAGGCGGCCAAAAGCAGATATCTCATGGGGCGGTCCTTTTGAACAAAATAAAGGTGAATGCGGGTTAAGCCTGATACCGGCTTTTTTGATAACGACCATCTGGCAAATAGAGGGCCAAGGGCTTTGGTCACCTACTACCAATGGCAACAATGCGTTAGGTAGGGAGTTTATCTAGGCCTATTCAGGCAAACAAGGCTGGCCGTTAAAGCCGCAGGTGGTGCTGTGAAGGGGGATTGCCCTTCGCTTTTTTGTGAGCAATGTCATTGGCAAGCTGTGCCTTGACGGCACTTTGTGGGACTATGCCCACCACGAAATGCCTGACTGCAAATGAGTTTTACAATGGAAGATATCTTTATTCGTTACCTACATTTTCTCGGCATTATGGTGATCATGGCGACACTGGTTACCGAGCATTTGTTGCTGGGGAAAACGGTTGACCAAGCGCAATTAAAAACGCTGGCGCGTGTTCACCTTGTTTATTGGCTAGGTGTTTTAGTGGTCCTGGTTGCCGGTTTATTACTGTGGCTGGTGGTGGGTAAGCCTGCAACCTTTTACACCACCAATGGTTTTTTTCACGCCAAACTGACCTTGTTTGTGCTGATGGCCATTATGGGTATGGCGCCAGGTGGTTTTTACGCCAAAGCCAAGAAGAGCCAAGACAGCAGTGTTGTTGTGAGTAAAGGCGTGATGATGGTGCTGCGCACGCAGTTGCTGCTGATGCTGATATTGCCGTTATTAGGCTGCTTGATTGCCCGCGGTGTGGGTTTAGGCAATTAAATCTGCTTGCTAAGTAAAAAGTCCGGCTAGCCGGGCTTTTTACTTTTTAATCGCTTTAAGCACCACAAATTTACGGTCAGAGGCCACCAACTGGCAGCCACCAAAAAGACGCTTGAGCTTAAGGTGGTAGTTAAGGTGGCGGTTGCCCACTATCCACAACTGGCCACCTTTTCTCAGTACCTTGCGCGCGTCTTTAAACATCTGCCAGGCAATATGGTCGGTCACTAGCTGTTGTTGGTGAAAAGGCGGGTTGCAGAGCACCAAGTCGGTGCTGTTAGCGGCAAAGCCGTTGAGGCAATCATTGGCAATGCATTCGACTTTTACCGCCGGTAAATTTTGCTGCAAGTTCTGCTCGGCAGAAGCCACGGCTAAATAGGACTCGTCTACCAGTGTGTATTGGGCGTCGGGGTAGCGGCTGGCCATCATCAACGCCAACACGCCGTTACCGCAGCCCAAATCAATCACGCGGTTAAACTGGCCTTCGGGCATATTGGCGAGCAGCAGCCGCGCACCAATATCCAAGCTTTGGCGTGAAAAGACGTTAGCTTGGTGGCTAAGAGTAAATTCAGTATTCTCCAATGCCCAGCTGACTGGCGCTGGCAAAGGTAGCGCCGTTTTATCATCACTTTTACAGGTGAAAGCGCGGGCTTTCTTCCAACCTAACAGGCGTTCGGTTGGGCCTATATAGCGCTGCAATAAGGCTTCAGCGGAGGCAGGAATGTCCCTGTCTTTACCTGCAAACAGCACCAGGCTGTCGGCGCGCAAGAGCGGTTTGAGTTTGGCAAGCCACCATTCCAGCAGTGACAATTGTTTTGGGAGCCGGGCGATAACCAGCTGCGGGGCCTCTGGCCACGGGGCCAGAGGCGAGCAAATGTTGGCAGTAAGGCCCAGTGCGGCGAGGTTCTGGTGAATGGCATTGTGGCTCACAACCGAATCGGTAACGGTGTGCACTGGAAAATGCGCCAAGGCGCAGCTTAGGGCGCCGAAGTTGTCACCCAAAATTAAAATTGGCCGCTGACGGTCGAGGCTTTGGGGCAGTATGCTTTGCAGCAGGTATTCATCAGCACTGTCCCATGCTTGCAAGTCGTCCTTGGGATTACCGGAGAAACGTTCGAGTTTAGTGAAATGATCGCACAAAGAGGACACGGGAAAATTCCGAAACCAATAAAGCTGCATTTTGACACATTGGCGCAGTCTGTTCAGCCTTCTATCCCACCGGACATGCTGGGTTTATGGCCGTCACTGCTGTCTACTGCTGATGCCACTCTTTGCTTTGACAGGCTACTGAGCGAGCTTGATTGGGCACAACCTGAACTCACGGTGTTCGGAAAAAATCATCCAATACCCCGCATGCAATCCTGGCTGGGCGATCCTGCTGCGCACTATACTTATTCCTCTCGTGCTTTTGCGCCACACCCCTGGCATCCGCTGCTCAAGGAATGGGCTTTAGCCCTATCGGCTTTTTTAAATCAGCCATTCAATTCGGTGCTGGCTAACTATTATCGTGACGGTAACGACAAAATGGGTTGGCACAGTGACGATGAAGCCGAGTTGGGGCCTGCACCCGTTATCGCAATGGTGAGTTTAGGGGCAGAGCGGGAGTTGGCTTTTAGAACAAGAACCAACAGCCAATCTTTCAAGGTAAGCTTGCCAAGTGGCAGCCTACTGGTCATGGGGGCCGGATTGCAGCAAAGGTGGCAGCATGGACTGCCGAGCAGGGCGCGAGTGTCGACGGGCCGGATAAGCCTGACCTTTCGTCAGATCTTTCCCTTGAGTCAGGGAAAGTGAAGGCGTCAATGCCTTCTTAAATAGGAGTACACCCATGTCAGTTCAGCGTCACATTGAGGACAAACTACACTTGGCCTTTAAGCCTGAACACCTAAGCGTGGTCAATGAATCCTTCATGCACGCGGTTCCGAAGGATGCGGAAACCCACTTTAAAGTAGTTATTGTCAGCTCTGAGTTTGAAGGGCAGCGACTGGTTAGCCGGCATCGGGCAGTAAACCAAATTCTGGTTGATGAATTGGCTGGGCCTGTTCAT
Encoded here:
- a CDS encoding ketopantoate reductase family protein yields the protein MGKVGIIGGGAIGQLIAKRLQAADQEVCIKGREPLTNSTDADIWLICTKSYQVLDAVRALAPSPSLPLVLLSNGLGSHEQLAQQFANPLYLGTTTYGAKRDGNVVAMTGRGQCWYGHYKGGKAQLGRVHQVLNLALPPALFFDNVLLPLWRKLAINAVINPLTARDNVNNGALLASHYQQEIARLVSEMQPVLAAQGLAMNVEQLTTAILAVAEATAPNTSSMLADKKAGRRTEIDAITGYLCQQAAALGLAVPSHQALWQHIKGSDR
- a CDS encoding VanZ family protein; protein product: MQAVLLSPRTYQLLLALAVVTTALFAITKGSYPQPGGDKTVHATTFFVLSLLSFGAWRRSYWQQWLGLAAYGGLIELVQWYIPYRDANIFDWCADLVGMAIAYTLIFAAKRWAK
- a CDS encoding BolA family protein, giving the protein MSVQRHIEDKLHLAFKPEHLSVVNESFMHAVPKDAETHFKVVIVSSEFEGQRLVSRHRAVNQILVDELAGPVHALALHTYTPDEWLQYYGKVPASPACLGGSKVE
- a CDS encoding methyltransferase; the protein is MSSLCDHFTKLERFSGNPKDDLQAWDSADEYLLQSILPQSLDRQRPILILGDNFGALSCALAHFPVHTVTDSVVSHNAIHQNLAALGLTANICSPLAPWPEAPQLVIARLPKQLSLLEWWLAKLKPLLRADSLVLFAGKDRDIPASAEALLQRYIGPTERLLGWKKARAFTCKSDDKTALPLPAPVSWALENTEFTLSHQANVFSRQSLDIGARLLLANMPEGQFNRVIDLGCGNGVLALMMASRYPDAQYTLVDESYLAVASAEQNLQQNLPAVKVECIANDCLNGFAANSTDLVLCNPPFHQQQLVTDHIAWQMFKDARKVLRKGGQLWIVGNRHLNYHLKLKRLFGGCQLVASDRKFVVLKAIKK
- a CDS encoding AmpG family muropeptide MFS transporter, giving the protein MTDISWWRLVFSRRMMLCVLTGFSSGLPLYFLFQLVPGWLKSQHIDLGTIGLLSLVQFPYTWKFIWSPLMDRLNLPLLGLRRGWLLVTQLGLLLTLASFALLSSANNMELVVIAAVLVAIFSASQDIVIDAFRREILADNELGLGNAIHVNAYRLAGLVPGSLSLILADHFPWSTVFVITAAFMGVGLLLTAIADEPEHERTPSTLEQAVIEPFKEFFQRSDFKSAIAILLFMVLYKLGDNMATALQTPFYMDMGYSLSDIGLVAKNAALWPSIIGGIIGGLAMVKIGINRSLWVFGVVQWLSILGYALLSYLAPEQRNLWWLAAVVGTEYLGVGLGAAALTAFIARSASRNYLATQLALLTALTAVPRVIANAGTGYMVEYMGWLHFFLFCAAIAIPGMLMLPKVAPWADKAN
- a CDS encoding alpha-ketoglutarate-dependent dioxygenase AlkB family protein, with the translated sequence MIAQRGHGKIPKPIKLHFDTLAQSVQPSIPPDMLGLWPSLLSTADATLCFDRLLSELDWAQPELTVFGKNHPIPRMQSWLGDPAAHYTYSSRAFAPHPWHPLLKEWALALSAFLNQPFNSVLANYYRDGNDKMGWHSDDEAELGPAPVIAMVSLGAERELAFRTRTNSQSFKVSLPSGSLLVMGAGLQQRWQHGLPSRARVSTGRISLTFRQIFPLSQGK
- a CDS encoding DUF2214 family protein, whose product is MEDIFIRYLHFLGIMVIMATLVTEHLLLGKTVDQAQLKTLARVHLVYWLGVLVVLVAGLLLWLVVGKPATFYTTNGFFHAKLTLFVLMAIMGMAPGGFYAKAKKSQDSSVVVSKGVMMVLRTQLLLMLILPLLGCLIARGVGLGN
- a CDS encoding peptidylprolyl isomerase; this encodes MKKLIAACLFLCAFTAHAAAVKTADLQPDNLFPRVKMETNYGTFVVELDRTKAPITVNNFLRYVVDGTYNNTIFHRVIKGFVVQGGGFTLKGAPVKTRKPIFNESGNGLKNTLGSIAMAREDDPHSATSQFFFNMGNNDGLNPSTRHWGYTVFGDIMSGMSVLEKIEKVPTQYDSNVGDQDVPTAPVILEKATLIKQK
- a CDS encoding YajG family lipoprotein is translated as MRYLLLAALLLAGCASTPQYALLDPQAANVTKAANLLPIQFEFQDSRADQSVIHMPKNVLSNDSGLDQRIASRLREGLKAKGFTLAPDADAKLIVSLVKLSSVVNKGFASYKSEQQVVMIAKVEKGNHTMTKRFTSNGSFEAPFGPDIGRLEEELNNLTTQTMTSLLSDPQITQLLSN